A genomic region of Rhizobium sp. ARZ01 contains the following coding sequences:
- a CDS encoding GNAT family N-acetyltransferase, with protein MTFPAYRSLLDGAPGHDIFVASQGTELCGLALWRESEEGGRRLLSIFTASVWRRRGVARALLRQAQETYRFAGAGKLAAFWSDSLPGAEPFSRLLASLGWSIPALDCVRISANAQQTKIWSDSRRMERMTIRPGIEFREFGAVSAAERTEIDRLLEAEGVPARWRPFDPLENVNQQLSLLMYRNTHLDGWIVVQDSAPSEVWFYSLYNRGLSASAGALMPLLVEVCRRHHAAFGPTGRWRYNTGPDHPGMAAFLDRYAEEFADFHDRHLYSTFTPTGAPSATV; from the coding sequence ATGACATTCCCGGCCTACCGGTCGTTGCTGGACGGTGCGCCGGGCCACGACATTTTTGTCGCGTCTCAGGGAACGGAACTGTGCGGACTGGCGCTGTGGCGTGAGAGTGAAGAGGGCGGCAGGCGGCTCCTGTCGATCTTTACTGCTTCGGTGTGGCGCAGAAGAGGCGTGGCGCGCGCACTCCTGCGACAGGCGCAGGAAACCTATCGCTTTGCCGGAGCTGGCAAACTGGCGGCTTTCTGGTCGGACAGCCTGCCGGGTGCGGAACCCTTTTCCAGGCTCCTCGCGTCGCTTGGCTGGAGCATACCGGCACTTGATTGCGTCCGCATTTCCGCCAATGCCCAGCAGACGAAAATCTGGTCCGACAGCCGCCGCATGGAGCGCATGACCATCCGTCCGGGCATTGAGTTTCGCGAATTCGGCGCCGTGAGCGCTGCCGAGCGGACCGAGATCGACAGGCTTCTCGAAGCCGAGGGCGTCCCGGCCCGCTGGCGTCCCTTCGACCCGCTCGAAAACGTCAATCAGCAACTCTCGCTGCTCATGTACCGCAACACGCACCTTGACGGCTGGATTGTGGTACAAGACAGCGCGCCGAGCGAGGTTTGGTTCTACAGCCTATACAACAGGGGCCTCTCAGCCAGCGCGGGGGCATTGATGCCCCTTCTTGTGGAGGTTTGCCGCCGGCACCATGCCGCCTTTGGCCCGACTGGGCGCTGGCGCTACAATACAGGGCCGGATCATCCCGGTATGGCTGCCTTCCTGGATCGGTATGCTGAGGAGTTCGCCGATTTTCACGATCGCCACCTCTACTCCACCTTCACTCCCACTGGGGCGCCGAGCGCGACGGTATGA
- a CDS encoding ATP-binding cassette domain-containing protein, translated as MSRRYWRRRIRPLAGHWRGEDIGPVLTGETEEDERIVRPGTAAYRRLAETASGDLKLYAFAERGQALRVSPPWLAMLMQAGWLAPGGALWLWQAEASNWVDLLRPVLFAVGLLFLAYAGQTAALRGLRDARMAVRHRSWDRLLSSPGDRRAHADRRESRAIHAKMARFCARMELQAWLPTGLSALLALSLTAGAAGTVAPLLAAAVFAVAAAICDGLGMAHGLRMHERAEAALRRTGSLKYAPWSIGYGQLSERLQEARNFLADRIRRLHRQSAFDDFARSIDLAGLTLTPLAAYAATSANASPVAALFALALGKAAISGARAALRLRRVKPPLARQTSTGAAAEPSPFVSLEARAVGHAHGTGAPLFQPVSFWLRPGEVLALTGPSGIGKSTLMRLLMGLEQPRAGHLLLNGTPLDGTHAKAWRASAACVMQDERDEPGTISAVIGAGLADMSSNAIEAATQVACVHEEISALPMGYLTLMIEGAMPRALSARIAIARCFAARPRILFLDETLSCLDTDTAARILANARAQDVAVVIVSHRPDVLALADHTVALGAPVGVKVE; from the coding sequence ATGAGCAGGCGCTATTGGCGACGACGCATCCGACCGCTGGCAGGACATTGGCGCGGCGAGGACATTGGCCCAGTTCTGACCGGCGAGACCGAGGAAGACGAGCGTATCGTCCGACCCGGAACGGCGGCGTATCGCCGGCTGGCGGAAACAGCGAGCGGGGACCTCAAACTTTATGCCTTTGCCGAACGGGGACAGGCTTTGCGGGTTTCCCCGCCGTGGCTGGCCATGCTCATGCAGGCCGGTTGGCTGGCACCGGGCGGTGCCCTTTGGCTTTGGCAGGCGGAAGCCTCAAACTGGGTCGACTTGCTTCGACCCGTTCTCTTCGCCGTTGGACTTTTATTTCTCGCCTATGCCGGTCAAACGGCTGCCCTGCGCGGCCTGCGCGATGCCCGCATGGCGGTACGCCACCGGTCATGGGACAGGCTTCTTTCTTCGCCGGGAGACCGTCGCGCCCATGCGGATAGGCGGGAAAGCCGTGCCATTCACGCAAAAATGGCACGTTTCTGTGCACGGATGGAATTGCAGGCTTGGCTTCCGACGGGCCTGTCCGCACTCCTTGCGCTTTCCCTCACAGCCGGGGCGGCCGGCACGGTTGCGCCGTTGCTCGCCGCAGCGGTTTTCGCTGTCGCCGCCGCGATTTGCGACGGGCTCGGCATGGCGCATGGCCTGCGAATGCATGAGCGGGCGGAAGCGGCGTTGCGACGGACCGGCTCGCTCAAATATGCCCCATGGTCCATCGGATACGGCCAACTTAGCGAGCGGCTGCAAGAGGCGCGAAATTTTCTGGCGGACCGGATACGCCGCCTGCACCGGCAATCCGCATTCGACGATTTTGCCCGCAGCATCGACCTTGCGGGACTGACCCTGACACCGCTTGCCGCCTATGCCGCAACATCGGCGAACGCCTCCCCTGTGGCGGCACTGTTCGCCCTTGCCCTCGGCAAGGCTGCGATATCTGGGGCAAGGGCGGCCCTGCGCTTGCGAAGGGTCAAGCCGCCGCTTGCGCGCCAAACCAGCACCGGCGCTGCGGCTGAACCTTCGCCCTTCGTCAGCCTGGAGGCAAGAGCCGTCGGCCACGCCCACGGCACCGGCGCGCCCCTGTTTCAACCCGTCTCCTTTTGGCTGAGGCCTGGAGAGGTTCTGGCGCTCACGGGTCCGTCGGGGATCGGCAAATCCACACTGATGCGCCTTTTGATGGGGCTGGAGCAGCCGCGAGCGGGCCACCTGCTACTGAACGGCACGCCTCTCGACGGCACGCACGCGAAAGCTTGGCGCGCATCCGCCGCCTGCGTCATGCAAGACGAGCGCGATGAGCCCGGCACGATTTCCGCTGTGATCGGCGCAGGACTTGCCGACATGTCGTCGAACGCCATCGAGGCAGCGACACAGGTCGCCTGCGTGCATGAGGAGATCTCGGCCCTGCCGATGGGCTATCTTACCTTGATGATCGAAGGCGCGATGCCGCGCGCACTCAGCGCTCGCATCGCCATCGCGCGCTGCTTCGCTGCCCGCCCCAGGATCCTTTTCTTGGACGAAACGCTATCCTGCCTCGACACCGACACGGCCGCGCGGATTCTCGCCAATGCGCGCGCCCAAGATGTCGCCGTCGTCATCGTTTCACATCGGCCGGACGTTCTGGCGCTGGCCGATCATACCGTCGCGCTCGGCGCCCCAGTGGGAGTGAAGGTGGAGTAG
- a CDS encoding cysteine peptidase family C39 domain-containing protein — protein MAFNQIWRHLGPSYKRFTQMSGDGFVATPQRLQGMAAECGAVALAMLMAHYGRDIPLDVLRRRICSPLAGSTLRHLRDAAREEGFSATARRLDLDGLATVPLPAIVHLRFLHFAVLEAVSPARVRLNDPAEGVVELDMREFSRQFTGIVLTIVSKEPSEAERRRLIQWGNARWGPACLPATLLAASAVATPLALTTGQIGLTLISILLLLAGDGLVMRGTRLAARSSAERHAACLEEQVKRWPAQDMVLSGRYRLDAMLSAIVPLTDPLLQRNVIFLPALAACLAFPPFLAGLFGLAQSLLLLVACSLFIATSSGRGQRHAQRSDLEAEPGLLPAMLFAPVARWRLGAGPQTMFVRLSGLTTQSVKPIFAAVEENQRRTLLFLITIAASLAPAFAASGDRTLAMLWCGLMAVFLCFRLVDGLASKRAAETSYARLSDTPADGLLVESAVERTADGLHALEFRGVSWRPFERSENVLGPVSFLLPAGGLLAVEGRSGSGHSLLCRLSTGLLTPSEGQVLVNGHQCCGPQAGIVLLDGEEPMPRGSVRRFLAAGSDAEKNKILDLVELAGALGPRGGLDLYLAAGAPELSGGQRARLHLARALLAQPRLLVIDRMLDSVEAELAERILVRLRKSGLTLVVSSLRHLSVELASHRLALGSAEDLP, from the coding sequence ATGGCATTCAACCAAATCTGGCGGCATCTGGGGCCGTCCTACAAGCGTTTCACACAGATGAGCGGTGATGGTTTCGTCGCAACACCGCAGCGCCTACAAGGTATGGCGGCGGAATGTGGTGCCGTAGCCCTTGCCATGCTCATGGCGCACTATGGCCGGGACATCCCACTCGATGTCCTTCGGCGCCGAATCTGCTCCCCGCTGGCGGGGTCGACGTTGCGGCACCTCCGTGATGCGGCACGAGAGGAAGGCTTCTCCGCGACAGCCCGGCGGCTCGACCTCGACGGCTTGGCCACTGTACCGCTCCCCGCAATCGTGCATCTGCGCTTCCTCCATTTCGCAGTGCTCGAGGCCGTCTCCCCGGCGAGGGTTCGCCTCAACGATCCCGCCGAAGGAGTGGTCGAGTTGGATATGCGTGAATTTTCGCGCCAGTTCACCGGCATCGTCCTCACCATCGTATCAAAAGAGCCGAGCGAAGCCGAGCGGAGGCGCCTGATCCAATGGGGAAATGCGCGCTGGGGTCCTGCCTGTCTTCCTGCAACGCTCCTTGCGGCTAGCGCAGTCGCTACCCCGCTGGCGCTGACGACAGGACAGATCGGCTTGACGCTTATTTCAATCCTGCTTTTGCTTGCCGGGGACGGCCTAGTCATGCGGGGAACCCGCCTTGCCGCCCGCAGCAGTGCCGAAAGACATGCTGCATGCCTCGAAGAACAAGTGAAGCGCTGGCCCGCCCAGGACATGGTTCTTTCAGGGCGGTACCGACTCGATGCGATGTTGTCCGCAATTGTACCTCTCACCGACCCGCTCCTGCAGCGAAACGTCATATTCCTGCCCGCGCTTGCCGCCTGTCTGGCGTTTCCGCCGTTCCTTGCGGGGCTTTTTGGCCTTGCACAAAGCCTGCTGCTGCTTGTGGCATGCAGCTTGTTCATCGCTACATCCAGCGGGCGGGGACAACGACACGCCCAGAGAAGTGATTTGGAGGCCGAGCCCGGCCTTCTTCCGGCAATGCTGTTTGCGCCTGTTGCTCGTTGGCGCCTTGGGGCCGGCCCGCAGACGATGTTCGTCCGTCTCTCCGGCCTGACAACACAGTCGGTAAAGCCCATCTTTGCCGCCGTGGAGGAAAACCAACGCCGTACACTTCTTTTTTTGATTACGATTGCGGCCAGTCTTGCGCCAGCCTTCGCCGCGAGCGGCGACAGGACTCTGGCCATGCTGTGGTGCGGGCTCATGGCCGTCTTCCTATGCTTCCGCCTCGTTGATGGGTTGGCAAGCAAGCGCGCGGCCGAGACCAGCTACGCTCGTCTTTCCGACACTCCTGCGGATGGTTTGCTTGTTGAGTCGGCCGTTGAGCGGACGGCGGACGGGCTCCACGCCCTCGAATTTCGCGGCGTAAGCTGGCGGCCGTTCGAGCGGTCCGAGAATGTACTTGGGCCTGTCAGCTTCCTATTGCCCGCTGGCGGATTGCTTGCGGTGGAAGGCCGCTCCGGCAGCGGCCACAGCCTGCTGTGCCGCTTGAGCACCGGGCTCCTCACGCCATCCGAAGGTCAGGTTTTGGTGAACGGTCACCAATGTTGCGGGCCGCAAGCGGGAATCGTTCTTCTCGACGGCGAGGAACCGATGCCGCGGGGCAGCGTGCGACGTTTCCTGGCCGCCGGAAGCGACGCGGAGAAGAACAAAATACTCGACCTGGTGGAACTGGCTGGAGCGCTTGGGCCGCGCGGGGGGCTTGACCTCTATCTTGCCGCCGGTGCGCCGGAGCTCAGCGGCGGCCAGAGGGCACGGCTGCATCTCGCGCGCGCCCTCCTTGCCCAGCCCCGTCTTCTCGTCATCGACAGGATGCTCGATTCGGTCGAGGCGGAGCTTGCCGAGCGCATTCTTGTGCGCTTGCGCAAATCCGGCCTGACATTGGTGGTCTCGTCTTTGCGCCACCTGTCAGTTGAGCTGGCCAGCCATCGTTTGGCGCTTGGTTCAGCGGAAGACTTGCCATGA
- a CDS encoding autotransporter domain-containing protein, producing MTLPAILPPLSSISCSHAFGDTTPTASQAFSAGDVFTIAGVPIAKNNAVIEAGLDLSLTPDATFGLSYTGQFAADARDSGFKANLAVRF from the coding sequence GTGACCCTTCCGGCAATCCTGCCACCCCTTTCGTCCATTTCGTGCTCTCATGCCTTCGGCGACACCACGCCGACGGCCAGCCAGGCGTTCTCGGCCGGTGACGTCTTCACCATTGCCGGCGTACCGATCGCCAAAAACAATGCGGTGATCGAGGCGGGTCTTGACCTCAGCCTGACGCCGGACGCCACCTTCGGCCTGTCCTATACCGGCCAGTTCGCCGCCGACGCTCGCGATAGCGGGTTCAAGGCAAACCTCGCAGTGAGGTTCTGA
- a CDS encoding GNAT family N-acetyltransferase yields the protein MPFDLPALRELFLQSRQSAFNWELASTRTLFDYDSQTDGEWQLVALDGQRLIGFISVWEPDDFIHHLHVHPQFVRRGIGRMLLHALPGWYTKPYRLKCVSLNEAALAFYRDNGFRPIGRGVAEDHEYVVLESSRGS from the coding sequence ATGCCGTTTGATCTGCCAGCCCTTCGCGAACTGTTTCTGCAGTCGCGACAGTCGGCGTTCAATTGGGAACTGGCATCGACGCGTACCCTCTTTGATTATGACAGCCAGACCGACGGCGAATGGCAGTTGGTGGCTCTCGATGGCCAACGCCTGATCGGATTCATTTCGGTTTGGGAGCCAGACGACTTCATCCATCATCTACACGTTCATCCGCAGTTCGTACGCCGAGGTATCGGACGGATGCTCCTTCATGCGCTGCCCGGTTGGTATACCAAACCTTACCGGTTGAAGTGTGTTTCCCTCAATGAGGCTGCTCTGGCATTTTACCGTGACAATGGCTTTAGACCCATCGGAAGGGGTGTCGCAGAGGATCACGAATATGTGGTGCTTGAATCTAGCCGGGGTTCATAG
- a CDS encoding MucR family transcriptional regulator, whose translation MPASELVYLDCGKRFKSLKRHLQNNLGFSPDDYRARWDLSAYPMVAPDYAETRSSLAKQMGLGQKGTRARKTAKAK comes from the coding sequence GTGCCTGCCAGCGAACTCGTTTACCTGGACTGCGGCAAGCGCTTCAAATCGCTGAAGCGCCATCTACAAAACAATCTCGGTTTCAGCCCTGACGACTACCGCGCACGCTGGGACCTTTCAGCATATCCGATGGTCGCGCCCGACTACGCCGAAACCCGATCGTCGTTGGCAAAGCAGATGGGCCTTGGGCAAAAGGGTACGAGAGCCAGAAAAACAGCCAAAGCAAAGTGA
- a CDS encoding ABC-F family ATP-binding cassette domain-containing protein: MSAITLANLSWSTPDGRPLFSNLNLSFGVERVGVVGRNGVGKTTLLRLIIGELVAFSGSVGVSGNLAILRQSVHVAPDETIADLFGVRQSLALLARAEAGEATVNELASADWTLDARVGEALARAGLQAHAETSLTTLSGGQRTRAGLAALIFAEPDFLILDEPTNHLDRDGRQAVIDLLAGWRGGAIIVSHDRELLETVDAIVEITPLGAIRYGGNWSRYRERKSQDLAAIERDLADAEKRLVEVKRTAQTTIERKARQDAGGKRKASKADMPRIVAGGLKRRAENTSGSNTRLADRLRTKAADDVLAARERIEILQPLSVTLPPTGLPTSKLVLRVDGVTAGYHAERPILRDLSFEMVGPERVAVTGPNGSGKTTLLSLISGGLRSFAGTVRVPVKMAMLDQRVSVLNPALSIRDNFHLLDPEADENKCRAALARFMFRADAAYQMVGTLSGGQMLRAGLACILGCSHPPSLLVLDEPTNNLDMDSIAAVEAGLRAYDGALLVVSHDEEFLKAIGVTRRLELDRFVAVGLW; encoded by the coding sequence ATGTCCGCTATTACGCTTGCAAATCTTTCGTGGTCCACGCCTGACGGAAGGCCGCTTTTCTCCAATCTGAATCTTAGCTTTGGCGTGGAACGCGTTGGCGTTGTCGGCCGTAACGGTGTTGGCAAGACGACACTGCTCAGGCTGATTATCGGCGAACTGGTAGCTTTCTCCGGGTCGGTCGGCGTCTCCGGCAACCTTGCCATACTGCGCCAGAGTGTCCATGTCGCGCCGGATGAGACCATCGCCGATCTGTTTGGCGTACGACAGTCCCTTGCATTGCTTGCGCGCGCGGAAGCGGGCGAGGCCACCGTCAACGAACTCGCCAGTGCCGACTGGACGCTTGATGCCCGCGTCGGCGAGGCGCTGGCCCGCGCTGGACTCCAAGCGCATGCCGAAACGTCACTCACCACGCTTTCAGGCGGTCAGCGCACACGCGCTGGACTCGCGGCGTTGATCTTCGCAGAACCTGACTTTCTGATTTTGGACGAACCCACCAACCATTTGGACCGCGACGGCAGGCAGGCTGTGATCGATCTTCTTGCCGGTTGGCGCGGCGGAGCCATCATCGTTAGCCATGACCGAGAGCTACTTGAGACTGTTGACGCGATCGTTGAGATCACACCACTTGGTGCGATCCGCTACGGCGGCAACTGGAGTCGGTACCGCGAACGCAAGTCGCAGGACCTCGCCGCCATCGAGCGCGATCTCGCTGACGCTGAAAAGCGTCTGGTGGAAGTCAAACGGACGGCACAGACAACCATCGAACGCAAGGCGCGCCAGGACGCTGGCGGCAAGCGGAAAGCCTCGAAGGCCGATATGCCGCGAATCGTTGCCGGCGGACTGAAACGGCGTGCGGAAAACACGAGCGGTTCGAATACCCGGCTCGCCGACAGGCTGCGAACCAAGGCGGCCGATGATGTGTTGGCGGCACGCGAAAGGATCGAGATACTACAGCCACTTTCGGTGACGCTTCCACCAACCGGCCTGCCGACGTCAAAGCTCGTTCTGCGGGTCGACGGCGTTACTGCCGGCTATCATGCCGAAAGACCGATTCTTCGCGATCTCTCCTTTGAGATGGTCGGGCCGGAACGGGTCGCTGTCACTGGGCCGAATGGCTCGGGGAAGACGACACTTTTGTCGCTAATCTCGGGTGGATTACGGTCGTTCGCAGGCACTGTGCGGGTGCCGGTCAAAATGGCGATGCTCGACCAGCGAGTGAGCGTGCTTAATCCGGCTCTCTCAATCAGAGACAATTTCCACCTTCTCGATCCGGAGGCGGATGAGAACAAATGTCGGGCAGCGCTTGCCCGGTTCATGTTTCGAGCCGACGCGGCTTACCAAATGGTTGGCACGCTTTCCGGCGGACAGATGTTGCGAGCCGGTCTCGCCTGTATTCTTGGTTGTTCTCACCCACCGTCGCTTCTTGTCTTGGATGAGCCGACGAACAATCTGGACATGGACTCAATCGCCGCTGTCGAGGCGGGATTGCGTGCATATGACGGGGCATTGTTGGTGGTAAGCCACGATGAGGAGTTCCTCAAAGCGATCGGCGTGACGCGTCGGCTGGAGCTTGATCGGTTTGTTGCCGTAGGTCTCTGGTGA
- a CDS encoding DUF982 domain-containing protein, with protein MSNNWNKGVTLALEAPGKFTTISNTQEASWALIEDWPIDDGEELNRALLVIEAAIKGKKTSEEARFAFIAAAHEAQIEIKD; from the coding sequence GTGAGCAACAACTGGAACAAGGGCGTGACTCTGGCACTGGAAGCGCCAGGAAAATTCACGACCATAAGCAACACTCAAGAAGCCTCATGGGCACTCATTGAAGATTGGCCGATTGACGATGGCGAAGAACTGAACCGGGCCCTTCTTGTCATCGAGGCGGCGATCAAGGGCAAGAAGACGTCCGAGGAGGCAAGATTTGCGTTCATTGCTGCGGCGCACGAAGCCCAGATTGAAATCAAGGACTAA
- a CDS encoding PhzF family phenazine biosynthesis protein: MRHGITKFSFQQVDVFSSKALLGNPLAVVIGADSLTASEMAAFARWTNLSETTFLLQPRLADADYRVRIFTPVAELPFAGHPTLGSCHTWLSSGGRPKRREIVQECEAGLVHIRRNDGRLSFEAPELRRSGPVERDTLTRVLKGLRLTSDDIVDANWVDNGPGWLAVLLRSRVDVLALRPDFAVLSGLRVGVVAPWDPTKDGREADFEVRAFSAAGFEDPVTGSLNAGIAQWLIGNGSAPSSYIASQGTVLGREGRVYVELVEDQIWVGGDVTTCIEGVAAF; encoded by the coding sequence ATGAGACACGGAATCACAAAATTTTCATTCCAGCAGGTCGATGTCTTTTCCTCCAAAGCTTTGCTAGGCAATCCGTTGGCGGTTGTCATTGGAGCAGATTCTCTGACCGCGTCTGAGATGGCTGCCTTCGCGCGCTGGACGAACCTCAGCGAAACGACTTTCCTTCTACAGCCGAGGTTGGCAGATGCCGACTACCGCGTTCGCATCTTTACACCTGTTGCTGAGTTGCCCTTCGCGGGCCACCCCACTTTGGGGAGCTGCCACACATGGCTGTCGTCCGGCGGAAGGCCAAAGAGGCGCGAGATTGTCCAGGAGTGCGAGGCAGGACTGGTTCACATTCGGCGCAACGATGGACGACTTTCCTTTGAAGCCCCCGAACTGCGCCGATCAGGCCCGGTGGAACGCGACACACTGACGCGAGTCCTCAAGGGCCTGCGGTTGACCTCTGATGACATCGTCGACGCCAACTGGGTGGACAATGGCCCTGGCTGGCTCGCTGTCCTACTGCGCTCCAGGGTTGACGTCCTCGCGCTTCGCCCGGATTTCGCCGTCCTGTCCGGACTACGGGTCGGTGTCGTTGCCCCCTGGGATCCAACAAAGGATGGGCGGGAAGCGGATTTCGAGGTGCGTGCCTTTAGCGCGGCCGGTTTTGAAGACCCGGTAACCGGCAGCTTAAATGCAGGCATCGCTCAATGGTTGATTGGCAACGGCAGCGCTCCTTCATCATACATTGCCAGCCAAGGCACCGTCCTTGGACGGGAAGGCCGTGTTTATGTTGAACTGGTTGAAGATCAGATTTGGGTCGGTGGCGACGTTACGACTTGCATCGAGGGCGTCGCAGCCTTTTAA
- a CDS encoding isochorismatase family protein, which translates to MQLGSPAQQVMPCAEALDDEPIFVKTTSSPFASTRMEKYLRDNGIGTLVVTGAVAGFCVNTTVRAGSDLGFKMIVVRDAVMGFDMPDEQLSARAIFDVTMAYLKSDFAEIIESDAIVAAR; encoded by the coding sequence ATGCAGCTTGGTTCACCCGCTCAACAGGTGATGCCATGCGCAGAAGCGCTCGACGACGAACCGATTTTCGTCAAGACGACTTCGTCGCCATTTGCTTCCACCAGGATGGAAAAATATCTCCGCGACAACGGCATCGGCACTCTCGTCGTGACGGGCGCGGTTGCGGGTTTTTGTGTCAATACCACCGTTCGGGCTGGATCGGACCTCGGCTTTAAGATGATTGTGGTGCGTGATGCCGTCATGGGTTTTGACATGCCTGACGAGCAGCTATCCGCGCGCGCGATTTTCGATGTAACAATGGCTTATCTCAAATCCGATTTCGCGGAAATCATCGAGAGTGATGCGATCGTAGCGGCCAGGTAG
- a CDS encoding FAD-binding oxidoreductase, protein MTNVDHSLASFAAPKNYPDAWGTRRRWSPEQETPFERCRILDPTPNPKELERVKSFFAKAFPQIGRPRIKASWAGMIDTMPDALPIVDKASIGGVTIATGMSGHGFGIGPGMGLVIADLVQDLKPRHDLGKFSITRFRERVT, encoded by the coding sequence ATGACGAACGTGGACCACTCTTTGGCCAGTTTTGCCGCGCCGAAGAATTATCCCGATGCGTGGGGCACGAGGCGCCGGTGGAGCCCGGAGCAGGAAACGCCGTTCGAGCGATGCCGCATACTGGACCCCACTCCAAATCCGAAGGAACTGGAACGTGTCAAAAGCTTTTTCGCGAAGGCCTTTCCGCAAATCGGCAGACCGCGCATCAAGGCTTCGTGGGCCGGCATGATCGACACCATGCCCGACGCCTTGCCGATCGTCGATAAAGCATCGATCGGCGGCGTGACGATCGCGACTGGCATGAGCGGTCACGGCTTCGGTATCGGCCCCGGCATGGGGCTGGTCATCGCCGATCTTGTGCAGGATCTGAAGCCGAGACATGACCTTGGCAAATTTTCGATCACAAGGTTCAGGGAGCGCGTTACATGA
- a CDS encoding TetR/AcrR family transcriptional regulator has protein sequence MTKASSTADQRPYHHGDLHRAIVGAALDVLSESQSTGFSLRELARRAGVSHNAPYKHFADKRELLAAVSAVGFELLAKRMAEATKDLDSPRQRLAAMARAYVRGGVNNPALYRLMFGGYLAGQDEGRPAIERTAAYNMKALVVDAIADGALGRPIADTEANTRTIDGAILVFWSQMHGLTLLLADRLVGPSDKMEELTENVLQGMLDGLVNSIPAVQEGVWVGPPLAG, from the coding sequence ATGACCAAAGCCAGTTCCACCGCAGATCAGCGGCCCTACCACCATGGTGACCTGCACAGGGCCATCGTAGGTGCCGCACTCGATGTCCTCAGCGAATCGCAAAGCACGGGGTTTTCGCTTCGTGAGCTCGCCCGTCGGGCGGGCGTCAGTCACAACGCCCCGTACAAACATTTCGCCGACAAGCGCGAATTACTGGCCGCCGTCTCGGCGGTTGGGTTCGAACTGCTGGCGAAGCGCATGGCCGAAGCGACCAAGGATCTCGACAGTCCTCGCCAGAGGCTGGCGGCTATGGCCCGCGCTTATGTTCGCGGCGGCGTCAACAATCCGGCGCTCTACAGATTGATGTTCGGCGGCTACCTTGCCGGACAGGACGAAGGGCGTCCGGCTATCGAAAGAACCGCGGCCTACAACATGAAAGCCCTTGTAGTTGACGCGATTGCCGACGGCGCTCTCGGGCGCCCCATTGCAGATACCGAGGCCAATACCCGCACGATCGATGGGGCGATCCTCGTTTTTTGGTCCCAAATGCACGGTCTGACTTTGTTGCTGGCGGACCGCCTCGTTGGACCCAGCGACAAGATGGAGGAGCTGACCGAGAACGTCCTGCAAGGAATGCTCGACGGGCTGGTGAATAGCATCCCCGCAGTGCAGGAAGGCGTTTGGGTAGGCCCTCCGCTAGCAGGTTAG